The following proteins come from a genomic window of Geomonas sp. RF6:
- the pstC gene encoding phosphate ABC transporter permease subunit PstC, with translation MRSATQERRGNSRRTLNGDTIFRWITTFFACSILVILLLMVLEMGSQSLPALEKFGVGFLTGTNWDAVEGTFGALPYLYGSVVSSVLALLLATPLSIGAALFLTEICNKRWGAVVAPVIELLAAIPSVIYGLWGVLVMAPWLQATVQPWLIEHLGFLPFFSGAPYGVSMLAAIFILMIMVIPIITSITREVLLAVPQSQKEAAIALGATRWEMIRMAVLPYGRSGILGAAILGLGRAVGETMAVTMVIGNAPNISLSLLSPAYTMPSVIANEFAEATSNLHSAALMEIGLLLLLMTLVINALARLLIWGVSRKGGAKG, from the coding sequence ATGCGAAGCGCGACGCAGGAAAGGCGTGGCAATAGCCGCCGCACCCTGAATGGCGACACCATCTTCAGATGGATCACCACCTTTTTCGCCTGCAGCATTCTGGTGATACTCCTTCTCATGGTGCTGGAGATGGGGTCGCAGAGCCTCCCGGCGCTGGAAAAGTTCGGCGTCGGCTTCCTCACCGGCACGAACTGGGACGCGGTCGAAGGGACCTTCGGCGCCCTCCCCTACCTCTACGGCTCGGTCGTCTCGTCGGTCCTCGCGCTCCTGCTCGCTACACCACTCAGCATCGGTGCCGCCCTCTTCTTGACCGAGATCTGCAACAAGCGGTGGGGCGCGGTGGTCGCTCCGGTGATCGAGCTCCTCGCCGCCATCCCCAGCGTCATCTACGGCCTCTGGGGGGTGCTGGTGATGGCGCCGTGGCTGCAGGCGACGGTGCAGCCGTGGCTTATCGAGCACCTGGGCTTTCTCCCCTTCTTTAGCGGCGCGCCGTACGGCGTCAGCATGCTCGCGGCGATCTTCATCCTGATGATCATGGTGATCCCGATCATCACCTCCATAACCCGCGAGGTGCTCCTCGCCGTTCCGCAAAGCCAGAAGGAAGCCGCAATCGCGCTCGGCGCCACACGGTGGGAGATGATCCGCATGGCGGTCCTCCCCTATGGCCGCTCCGGCATCCTCGGCGCAGCGATCCTCGGGCTCGGGCGCGCCGTCGGCGAAACGATGGCGGTCACGATGGTGATCGGGAACGCTCCCAACATCTCGCTGTCGCTCCTCTCTCCCGCCTACACCATGCCGAGTGTCATCGCAAACGAGTTCGCCGAGGCGACCTCCAACCTGCACTCCGCCGCCCTCATGGAGATCGGACTGTTACTCCTTCTGATGACCCTGGTGATAAACGCGCTCGCCCGTCTCCTCATCTGGGGAGTCAGCAGGAAGGGAGGAGCCAAGGGATGA
- the pstA gene encoding phosphate ABC transporter permease PstA: MKSVAFRKIKSAAMSGLMLAATAAVLIPLVLIFVHIVKMGITSLSLDFFTHIPKPTGETGGGMANGMAGSVVMIGVASVIGLPVGILGAVYLTEFSGSRGASVIRFAADVLSGIPSIITGMVAYTLLVVPMKGFSALAGSVALAMIMIPIVLRTTEEQLKLVPASLREASLALGVPSWRTSLKVTLRSALSGVLTGVLLAVARVAGETAPLLFTALGNQFWSSKLTAPMAAMPLQIFNFAISPYEDWHRLAWAGALVLVTAMFALSLAGRYFGRSRHSG; the protein is encoded by the coding sequence ATGAAAAGCGTAGCCTTTCGCAAGATAAAGAGCGCCGCGATGAGCGGGCTCATGCTGGCAGCGACCGCAGCGGTGCTGATCCCCCTGGTCCTCATCTTCGTGCATATCGTGAAGATGGGAATCACCTCGCTGAGCCTCGACTTCTTCACCCACATCCCGAAGCCTACCGGTGAGACGGGAGGAGGGATGGCCAACGGCATGGCGGGCTCTGTCGTCATGATCGGGGTCGCGTCTGTCATCGGCCTCCCCGTCGGGATCCTTGGTGCGGTCTACCTTACCGAATTCAGCGGGAGCCGCGGCGCAAGCGTCATCCGCTTTGCCGCAGATGTCCTCTCCGGCATCCCCTCCATCATCACCGGGATGGTGGCGTACACCCTCCTCGTGGTCCCCATGAAGGGATTTTCCGCTCTCGCCGGATCGGTGGCGCTCGCCATGATCATGATCCCCATCGTGCTGCGCACCACGGAGGAGCAACTGAAACTCGTGCCCGCGTCGCTGCGCGAGGCCTCTCTCGCCCTCGGGGTTCCTTCCTGGCGCACCAGCTTGAAGGTCACGCTAAGAAGCGCCCTCTCCGGCGTGCTTACCGGGGTCCTCCTTGCTGTGGCGAGGGTTGCAGGTGAAACGGCGCCCCTTCTCTTTACGGCACTCGGCAACCAGTTCTGGAGCAGCAAGCTCACCGCTCCGATGGCCGCCATGCCGCTGCAGATCTTCAACTTTGCCATCTCCCCCTACGAGGACTGGCACCGCCTCGCCTGGGCCGGCGCGCTCGTCCTGGTGACCGCCATGTTTGCACTCAGCCTCGCGGGACGCTATTTCGGCCGCAGCAGACACAGCGGATAG
- the pstB gene encoding phosphate ABC transporter ATP-binding protein PstB yields MNMKVKVSDLDIHFGKTHAVKGVSMEFPEHSVTAIIGPSGCGKSTMLRSMNRMHDLVPSAKVTGQILLDDTDIYDKGVDPVAIRRRIGMVFQKPNPFPAMSIYDNVIAGYKLNGRMDRALADEVVETSLKRVALWDEVKDRLKTNAMELSGGQQQRLCIARTIAVKPEVILMDEPASALDPISTLKIEELIEELKERYTIIIVTHNMQQAARVSDYTAFLYMGMLVEHGKTKKIFTTPEQKQTEDYITGRFG; encoded by the coding sequence ATGAACATGAAGGTAAAAGTATCCGATCTCGACATTCACTTCGGGAAAACCCATGCGGTGAAAGGGGTCTCCATGGAGTTCCCGGAGCACAGCGTCACCGCCATCATCGGGCCGTCCGGGTGCGGCAAGTCCACCATGCTCCGGTCCATGAACCGCATGCACGACCTCGTCCCCTCGGCGAAGGTGACCGGGCAGATCCTCCTGGACGACACCGACATCTACGACAAGGGGGTCGATCCGGTCGCTATCAGAAGGCGCATCGGCATGGTATTCCAGAAGCCGAACCCCTTCCCGGCGATGTCGATCTACGACAACGTCATCGCGGGGTACAAGCTGAACGGCCGCATGGACCGCGCCCTGGCCGACGAGGTGGTGGAGACGAGCCTGAAGCGCGTGGCACTGTGGGACGAGGTAAAGGACCGGCTGAAGACGAACGCGATGGAGCTCTCCGGCGGACAGCAGCAGCGACTCTGCATCGCCCGCACGATCGCGGTGAAGCCCGAGGTCATACTGATGGACGAGCCCGCCTCCGCGCTCGACCCGATCTCCACCTTGAAGATCGAGGAACTGATCGAGGAGCTGAAGGAGCGCTACACCATCATCATCGTCACCCACAACATGCAGCAGGCCGCCCGCGTCTCCGACTACACCGCTTTTCTGTACATGGGGATGCTCGTGGAGCACGGCAAGACAAAGAAGATCTTCACGACGCCCGAGCAGAAGCAGACCG